In one window of archaeon BMS3Bbin15 DNA:
- a CDS encoding putative acyl-CoA thioester hydrolase, which yields MAESVYSVLPADTNIYGNLFGGKLVEWIDSIGALVGHRHSRKNVVTANIDNLSFLEPIRLGDSVILNAWINYVGTTSMEVQVDTHREKKDDCLRVLACTAFLTYVAIDEDGRPTPVPELILKTEEQKKRFREAQQRKETRLQKKV from the coding sequence ATGGCAGAGTCTGTCTATTCGGTATTGCCTGCTGATACAAATATCTATGGAAATTTGTTTGGTGGTAAGCTGGTGGAATGGATAGACAGTATAGGGGCGCTTGTTGGACACAGACATTCGCGTAAGAATGTGGTCACGGCAAATATCGATAATTTGAGTTTCCTCGAGCCCATAAGGCTTGGTGACAGTGTCATACTCAATGCATGGATAAATTATGTGGGTACGACATCCATGGAAGTGCAGGTGGACACACACAGAGAGAAAAAGGATGATTGTTTAAGGGTACTTGCATGCACGGCATTTTTAACCTATGTGGCGATTGATGAGGACGGCAGACCCACTCCTGTTCCCGAACTGATATTAAAAACAGAAGAACAGAAAAAGAGATTTCGGGAGGCTCAGCAAAGAAAAGAGACGAGACTTCAGAAAAAAGTTTGA